One Capsicum annuum cultivar UCD-10X-F1 chromosome 2, UCD10Xv1.1, whole genome shotgun sequence genomic window carries:
- the LOC107855786 gene encoding mitochondrial inner membrane protease subunit 1: MGLGNLKQLAPFIKEAFQHTLLVAKFLCGIHVTNTYLCTFALTQGPSMLPTFSLTGDLILAEKLSTRFEKMQQGDVVLVRSPENPRKIVVKRLMGMGGDTVKYAAGPGNNDKKDTIVVPDGHVWIEGDNKFDTNDSKKFGPVPYGLVQGRVFWIVWPPENFGSVGREVR; this comes from the exons ATGGGTCTGGGAAATCTGAAGCAATTGGCGCCTTTTATCAAAGAAGCATTTCAACACACACTACTCGTGGCCAAATTCCTATGTGGTATTCATGTCACCAACACCTACCTCTGCACATTCGCTCTT ACTCAAGGTCCAAGCATGCTTCCAACATTTAGTCTGACTGGAGATCTCATTTTGGCTGAAAAGCTTTCGACTCGGTTTGAAAAAATGCAACAGGGTGATGTGGTGCTAGTGCGGAGCCCCGAAAACCCGAGAAAGATTGTGGTCAAGAGACTGATGGGTATGGGTGGAGATACTGTTAAATATGCTGCGGGTCCCGGAAATAATGACAAAAAAGATACTATTGTG GTACCAGATGGACATGTTTGGATTGAAGGGGATAACAAATTTGACACCAATGATTCAAAGAAATTTGGACCAGTTCCATATGGACTTGTACAGGGCAGAGTCTTTTGGATT GTGTGGCCTCCTGAAAATTTTGGATCAGTAGGAAGAGAAGTACGATAA